The sequence AATGACAGACAGCATTTATTGCTGCCTGTGCTGACAAAGTACATCTGACGgtgactgtgtgtttgtgtttgtgtgtgtgtgtgtgtgtgtgtgtgtgtgtgtgtgtgtttccatgCTGTTCAAAGTCAAGGAGATACTGAAATGCCGTCTAAAGCTAGAGTGAAAAATTGCAGTGACTGTAATCTGCTTGATGAAAAAGGTTCATAATAGTGGCTTATTGTGCATATGACCATAAATCACACATACAATGAAGAACAGGACATTATGCACCAGATTATCAAGTGATTAATCATGACAGCAGCTCAGTCATAAGTGTTATTATATAAACTGTCAACAATATGAAATAATGCTTGCTGAGGCATTTGAACACAGCTTTAATCCTAACTTTAGTCGCACTACTCACCCCCCACTGTTTGTGTTAAGGGCATGAATTATACTTCAAATTGCATAACATTTAGAGCATGGtattactttttaaagaaatcagaTCAATGTAAGTATGTTCTGTATATACTTACATTTAAGGAGGGACCCAAGTCATATATAAATTCCAGAATATAATAAAGACTTAGAGTGTGGTCACAAAAAAGGTCAATTTGTGACACATTGTGAAATTTGTtctgggacactttttgccctAATGTAAAATTACTAAATGTGTCGattcttttttaaatgaaaatccaCCAAACAACAGTATGCTACAAAAAAATTGAATGAAACTGTTTCACTGCTTTTTTTCTGCGGGAAGCCTgcagaaaacaacataaaacaggaagtgatatataatataattagacCTTTTTATAATAAGGTTACATCAAGTTGTAAAATGTCATTTGGTGCAACTCGCaaaaaaaactgaatgaaaGAAAAATGTGTGGTATTTGTAACTTTTTACTTATGGTGTAAGGAAAATATATTACTTTCCACTTGATGGTTACACCACATGACACTTTTACATTTACTAACTTCAAACTTTCACTGAAGATGAAAATGGTATAActgtttttataaatgttttaaagatttttcttttttatattgtGGACATCTTATGTGGAGTCATTCACCCACTAAAACTCTCTGAATTCGTTCAAGATCTTGAATTTTGAAGCCCACAGTAAGTCCCGTAGCTTTTATGTACATCGCTGTTTTAACACCATGCAGCATGCAGTCATGTGACCTCCTACAGCAAGCACCATGAGTAACAATCAGCTCAAATCCTGACACGGTTCTTTACACTGCAGCAAGAAACAGCTCCAATTACTTAGGGATGCAGTTAAGCATTATCCTGTAGCACTCAAAGCCCGGATTACTACAGCAGCAGTGACTGAACAGATGactcctgttcaaaagttgttTGGTTTACTgtgttaaaggggtggttgattataatttttcttttttaacttctgcaaagttacgacactcaaagttcaattcaaagggagatattttttttttaaataattctgtttaaggactacaacaaatggctgtaTAGGGACTACATCGATCTTCTTCCCGGgctagtgacatcactaaccctaaaatttacatagaccccgcccccgagaacacacaacaaagggggtgaggccatgttgggctgctttagagaagaggaagagttgttgttgacatgccgtcattttttGCTTCACAAATGAGAAACGTCTAGtgtcattctaaaagttgtaacttcttcctgagtctctccatcagtgtcgattccggtttgaacaatgtaaggctgaacaccgttactgacaatcctcattttggctgcgtgagattctccagctttgttgttgttgagcaaccgaagcgagagctgttaaagctccgccctcttctggaaagggggctgggagcagcagctcatttgcatttaaagggacacacacaaaaatggcgtgtttttgctcacatccaaatggggcaaatttgacaagctataataaatgatctgtgggggattttgagctgaaacttcacagacacattctggggacaccagagactatattacatcttgtaaaaatacCCCTTTAAAAAGAATTTTCAGTGTCCCCGTGGGTCCTTAAAAGCCTTAAATTCAGTTTTATCAAATTAAAGgtcatcatgaaatcaaaataacaTCCCTTCCTTCTTGCCGCAACATCTTTTCTGGCATGAGggggggcaacctgtcactcatatgagatcgaccaatagcaaaccacaaccatccaatcaattcacGACGGACAAATTCAAGTGCCGCCCTACATTTTTCATTTCTCTCGGATGTTCATCACAATCATGATGAAAAGACTATCCATTTCAGGCTGACTTCCAATTTTatttgtgcatgtcttaaaAAAGGTTGTAAGAAGttttaaatctcattttaaAACCTCTATACCCCTTTTTAAAAGAGCACTTATTACGGATATAATGTGCTTTAGAAgaatatacttttttaaaacGTTTGCCGACACTTAattgcaaataaatgcaaatgtattatatggttttaatttatattaaatgcaaaaagATCAACtttaatgtgctttttttcatGGGACATAAGTATATCTTTAtaagtaattaaataattactactattgtctttgaaatatagTTGAagtgtactgtactgtactgttgTATAGTTGAATATCTTGTGTATTTAATGTACTTGTAATTACTGTACATATTTAtaatgatgaagttgcaattttttatatttaaaatattgtaacTTTTTACACACTAACAAACAACAGACTGGTTACAATTAATAATCTTATCTTAATAACCAAAAATGAATCAAGTACTTTatatgtgctttagtatgttattCCACACAtgaaaataagtgtacttcttttaaGCACAGCAaaagattaaaacaaaattcaaaGTAAAATCTTTCATtcaacattattacaaagtgaaCTTTGATTAGTTAGATTATCTGTACAGGTATGCTTTTACGATTTGAAgaacactacaagtgcacattcaatacaattaagtgcacttctttttcacatactgttttcCTGTTTTGACAGATGACAAAAGCCTTTCTGCCACAGATGAAAACCAAGAACCACGGACATATTGTTACTGTTGCAAGCACTCTTGGTCTGTTCAGTACCGCTTGTGTAGAGGTGAGTTAAACAAATATAACTGTGTGTGCAACGCTTCAGTGACGTTAAAAGCTTGTTGACTGACTGATCGTGTTATCTTTCCTGTTTTAGGACTATTGTGCTAGTAAATTTGGAGCTGTAGGTTTCCATGAATCTCTGACTCATAGTTTGTTAACAGAGGAAGGTGTGGATGGGGTGAAAACCACCCTGATCTGCCCGTACATCGTCAACACTGGCATGTTTGCTGGATGCCAAATCAGGTGAGGAAATAGGAAATAActaaaaacttaaataaaaataaagcacactaaatagtaattttttatttatttatttttttttttaatagacaaaagcacataaaatgatgaattattacaaaatattaggTGGGCTTAATGTGTACTAACAATACCCACAAGACTCATTGGCTTGGTTTTTCGGAGATGCCGAGAACTGAGGgaattgaaattttgtaaaaGCGCCACAGAGATGCTGTTTTTATTACTCAGCATGTaagtaaggtattttattgaactgacaaattgccatatgtagctctctaacagagttcattgcATCATCTAATGCAAATGTTCATATTCATCCATGGTCAAGCAAAGCCAaaacacaaccaaaacaatgttcttctgcaaaatgcatggtatttttttaaccactagagggccaaaagttactAAGTGTACcttgaacatattttaaaagcAATTACAATGCATGTGCATTGAATTTTTttacatacatatttattgTATCAAATGATATTGTAGTTAAGGCCTAATATGGCCTATAGCGAATTGACATGTCGTTTGATGTCAAACAAGGATTATCATcattaattaaaactattaaaaactttgaagcactaaaattatgTTGTGGCAAACAATTGACAGCAACTCACTGTTTAAGAAACAAACTCAGACCCAAGAgccttttaatgttttatttcttgcaagaaagatTCAAACAGTCATGACAGCTTCACTTGGAAACCACAGAATGTAAGAATAACACAATCCTTTTCCTGGGCACCTTTATACTTCTCCTTAACTCTTCAAGGTTAAACTCTCCCTTCCATATATAGTCATTCTGACCCTTCGTTCCTCCACGTATGTCACGTAAAGACATTCTTTTTCAGGGGTACCTTTTACAGATCATAGGTCAGTGTTACCCAAGACCACTTCTATCTTTTACGCCAAAGCCCACCCCAGGTGTACATTACTTAGAAATACTTAGAAATGTtaaaatttccacaacaattacttattggaaataaataactgaaggtgaaatgaaaaataaactaAGCAAAAAAGTAAtagttaaaatagcaaaaacaaaaaatggcacaaacaaaattactgaatatttaactgacatttaaaaacgatttaaaaataaaagctaattcaaaatattaatgaaaaccataaacatacagtacagtccaaaagtttggaaccactaagatttttaatgtttttaaaagaagttttgtctgctcaccaaggctacatttatttaattaaaaatacagtaaaaacagtaatattgtgaaatattattacaatttaaaataactgttttatatttgaatatatttcacaaagtaatttattcctgtgatgcaaagctgaattttcagcatcgttactccagtcttcagtgtcacatgatccttcagaaatcattctaatatgctgatctgctgctcaagaaacatttcatgtgtacaatttttcagtattatttgatgaatagttcaaaagaacagtgtttatctgaaatctaatcttttgtaacattataaatgtctttactgccacttttgattgatttaatgcatccttgctgaataaaagtattcatttctttcatttcttttcaaaaaaataaaaataaaaattcttactgaccccaaacttttgaacggtagtgtataatgctacagaagctttgtatttcagataaatgctgttcttttgaactttctattcatcaaggaatcctgaaaaaaaaaaaaaagtacacaactgttttcaacattgaaaataatcataaacgtttattgagcagcaaatcagcatattggaatgatttctgaaggatcatgtgacactgaagactggagtaacgatgctgaaaattcagcttttccaacacagaaataaattactttgtcaaatatatttaagtagtacacagttattttaaattgtaataatatttcacaatattactgtttttttttttttactgtatttttaattaaataaatgtagccttggtgagcagacgaaacttcttttaaaaacattaaaaatcttagtggttccaaaatTTTGGACTGTACCGTatataaaaaagcataaaaataacACTGCTCCAAACCTAATGCAATGTCTTCACATTTGAATATGGTTCATGTTTGTCCTTTTGGGAGCCAGTGATCACCACATGCTTGCTTTGGAAATGAGCATGTCTCCAAAACATGTtatatgttccacagaagaaaaaaaagggtttggaacaacatgataaatttacagtaagtttttatttttgggtgctATTTATTATGTGTTCTAATGTTCACGCTAGTGTGTCTCCATTCACAGGAAGGAACTCCAAGGCCTGATTCCACCACTGGATCCTCTATACTGTGTTCAGGAGTCAATGAAAGCCATTCTGGCTGACCAGCAAATGGTTTGCATCCCCCGCGTAATGTACTTCGCTATCCTCTCACGGGCGTAAGTACCTCCACAGTCCAGTTTCCTTAGACTTGGATTAAGTGAGATAGTGTACACAAAGCTCAAACATATGCATTAATCTTTCCCCgttatgtctttttttttttaggttgcTCCCCTGGGATGCTAATGTTGCAACATATCGTTTTATGGGAGGTGACAAGTGCATGTATTCCTTCATTAAGGCCAAACAACAGCAACAGGTTGTTAATGGTCATGTGAAATCCTCTTAGCTATCTTGTAATAGCTCCACACATTATCCACATTTCAAGGCAATAAGCCTAGAGTACATTCACAGAATGTAAAGCATTTGGCTgctatctttaaaaaaattttgcAGATGTACTTCATGGGGACcaacagaaatatatatttttctgtacaAAAAACCTACTGTATTGTAACATTGGAATAAATCTGTTCATACATTGACTGATTATTAGACCTTTTTCAGAGCAAGGTACATCTGTGCAGATTATATGTGCCTGCTATATGACAGTTGTATTTTAAtgtaacttttaaaaataatatatttaatttaaaatgttataaataattGCCATTGACCAAAACAGCATAAATAGGCACACACAATCAAGTAGGGCAAGTAAGCAGGGCAAATCTAGGGCAGGATATTAAAATCAGTGAGCTGGTTAGCAAAATGAATTAACTACATGTGTTGAACTAGGGTTAAAGTTAGATTTAGAGTTAAATATGCATAatctgttattactatagtgcATGTTGTATCAGGCCTGTGAATGGATTACATGTGATGTGGTGTGAGTTTGAAAGTATGTAATCCATGCTTAAAGTCATcaatgtgctaaaaaaaaaaaaaatgattagaTTGCTTTTATGAATCAgaaatttacataaaatgtaatgatgataGAGTGGTAAATTTAATGTTACACAGACTCACTTTGTTAATTGAAAACTTGACTCTGCATTATGGAAAACCAATACATGACAGTCTTTCCTGGAATGCAGTGATCTGTGAAATACGCTAGATCAGCTTTAGCGTGTGATGTAATGAACAGCTGAGTACAATACAGCGATTGTGGTCTTCAGCTCTCCGGCATGTGCGAGATCCTCAGGCACATTAACCTTTTtttaagcaaaacaaacatgACCAACATGTTAAACAAGtgcttaattttatttattaacaacTAGAGCAGCAAAACTAAGACATGAAGACAAGACATGGTAAATGACATGCAACAAGAGACatttttagttaattttttcTGCGTTGCAAAAACTCatttatacagtaaaaacatctccaaaacgaaaaaaaaaaaaaaaaaaaagaacaaatggaAAATACTTTTCCCATTGATTTTAAAGATGCCAACAAATGTCTGCCAATTCCTAAGTGCTGTTAAATGTTTGTAAAATGCgacatttcaaaatactgtCCAATGTATGGTGGGGTGAGATGGCAAACTAAATAAGAGAAAATGTTGAATGGACTTCAATTAATACAGAGGAAAAAGCCAACATCAGCAGAGGCCACCCAGTGAGTTGATCAGCCCTCTCAACCCAAGCATAACCATCGTTCCCTGCTCGGTCCCATTCATCACACAGAATCCATTAAAACAAACCCTTAAAAACCCCTTCTGTCTGGCCATGCATCACTGGGCGGTACGTCTCCACTCATGTCGAGTCCATTGGTCGTCTCAGCTTGGGTGCTTTCAGAGTGTCAGGGGCCCCCTTTCTTGGCGATAAGGAgtctgggtgtgtgtgtgtgtggttacaCCAGCTGTACAGTGGCAGCCTGAAGGTAGCCCTGCAGGTACTGAAGAGCTTCTGCTGGCAGACTGGTGCTCACCATGGAGGGCACCTGTTACAGACCATTCAGTTAGCAGGTATTCTGGGTAGGGCAGCTTACTAGGTCTGGAGACCAAGCATGCTCCTGCCATGTTCTGAAGACATTTTAATGATTACATCAGCATCCCTAAACCCTCTCATGAGTGATACTCACCCTTCCAGGACAGGCAGTGGAGAGTTTGTGTAAGGACTGAGCAAGGAGAATTTTGGGATTGCTGACAGCATCTCCGATGGGGTCATGTTCTTTCTTGCCTGCAAAAGCAAGCTGGGAGAAAGCGGTCTGGTATCCTGGAGTGTCTTCTATGTCTATGAAATGCTCATCATCTGGGATGCTGTCGTCTTCTGGTAACTCAAACAGACCAATCAGGGCCTGCAGCAAAGGAGTCCTAAAGAACATAACTCAGGTTTAGGTCAATGGCAAAAAAGTTTATCTTcagttaagtaaaaaaaaaaaaaaaagttaaattttttttgtctCCACGAATGCCCTCAACACCATGTCTACACCGGACATGACTGTTGCTTGAGGCCGTCCACACTGGATGTGACAGCAGCCATCGCAAATCTATTGGAGTATGTCAGAAATAGAACAGGTCAGGAATTTGCCATGCCGCGCCGCATCCAGTCAAGTTGATCGGACTAACGGTTGTGATGTTACAGTTTGCATTGTTACATGTTTTGTAACAGACTAACGTTGttacaaaacatgttttcattttttttttcaagttatagcgccacctagtgtccaatcaatgtgatttttttttatcgtgaccaaagatcGAAACCCtacatgtgtaccgagtttggtgcaaatatctcatttcattcttgagttatagccattttagtaaaagtggcctGGCCCCCATCATTCATTTTGGCGCCCCTTAGCGACTGTGAATTatgataattatttatattcagactccagagaacatttctgcacctAGGTTGTGGACATACAGGAAATAAAATCgatatatatgttttgtttgtcttgagccaaggattaCAATAATATAAGACACTTGAGTCTACAACAAACGGTCTCTGAGTTATGAACCATTTTGTACTTTTGATCGTTGTAGCACCCCCTATTGGCCGACTGGGGTCATCTCTTGTGAGGTTCTTCCCAAATTGAGGACTATCTGGccaagtttcaagtctctaggccagGGGTCAACAATTAAGTTTTGCACCGGGCCCAAAAAATGTTCCCCACTAGATGGCAGGCCAGAATATAGTCAAAggataatttaaatgaattgaTGAAAAATACAACTAGAATTGGCTGTGACCACCTGTTACAGTGTCATTTGTAACGTATTGAGCTGTTACTCTGCCACATTTATGTGGTGTTGTCCGGGCTTTACACTGGATAAATTAAAGTGGAGTAGTGACCTGGCAAGTATCTTCATTCACCAACTTGCAACACAGACCACCTTGCTAAAACACACATATGTGGGAGATGCAGAATggataacaaaaaataaaagaggaCTTGAATAAGCCCATTAATGGCATGTTTGAGTCATGCTCTTAAACTAGGTTTTAATTTGTTGGTGGGCCAGTTTTGACCACTGCTAG comes from Chanodichthys erythropterus isolate Z2021 chromosome 6, ASM2448905v1, whole genome shotgun sequence and encodes:
- the LOC137021280 gene encoding retinol dehydrogenase 10-like yields the protein MIVLIDLLLMLLDMTYTIINAVVRTVLRPRLKSVDGEVCLITGAGGGLGRLFALEFAREGAELVLWDCNTEANEHTARLVRELGRKAHTYTVDLSKRESIYQTADRVRKEVGDVNILVNNAGVVAGRRFLECPDELLERTLLVNCHALFWMTKAFLPQMKTKNHGHIVTVASTLGLFSTACVEDYCASKFGAVGFHESLTHSLLTEEGVDGVKTTLICPYIVNTGMFAGCQIRKELQGLIPPLDPLYCVQESMKAILADQQMVCIPRVMYFAILSRALLPWDANVATYRFMGGDKCMYSFIKAKQQQQVVNGHVKSS